A window of Theropithecus gelada isolate Dixy chromosome 14, Tgel_1.0, whole genome shotgun sequence contains these coding sequences:
- the NLRP6 gene encoding NACHT, LRR and PYD domains-containing protein 6 isoform X2, whose product MDQPEDPGSSTGLRLAVARELLLAALEELSQEQLKRFRHKLRDVGPDRRSIPWGRLERADAVDLAEQLAQFYGPEPALEVARKTLKRADARDVAAQLKEQRLRRLGLGSAALLSVSDYKKKYREHVLQLHARVKERNARSVKITKRFTKLLIAPESAAPEEEALGPAEEPEPGRARRSDTHTFNRLFRGDEDGRRPLTVVLQGPAGIGKTMAAKKILYDWAAGKLYQGQVDFAFFMPCGELLERPGTRSLADLILDQCPDSGAPVPQMLAQPQRLLFILDGADELPALEGPEAAPCTDPFEAASGARVLGGLLSKALLPTALLLVTTRAAAPGRLQGRLCSPQCAEVRGFSDKDKKKYFYKFFQDERRAERAYRFVKENETLFALCFVPFVCWIVCTVLRQQLELGRDLSRTSKTTTSVYLLFIASVLSSAPVADGPRVQGDLRNLCRLAREGVLGRRAQFAEKQLEQLELRGSKVQTLFLSKKELPGVLETEVTYQFIDQSFQEFLAALSYLLEDEGVPRTAAGGVGTLLRGDAQPHSHLVLTTRFLFGLLSAERMRDIERHFGCVVSERVKQEALRWVQGQGQGCPGVAPEVTEETKGLEDPEEPEEEEEEGEEPNYPLELLYCLYETQEDAFVRQALCRLPELALQGVRLCRMDVAVLSYCVRCCPAGQALRLISCRLVAAQEKKKKSLGKRLQASLGGSSSSRGTTKQLPASLLHPLFQTMTDPLCGLTSLTLSHCKVPDAVCRDLSEALRAAPALTELGLLHNRLSEAGLRMLSEGLAWPQCRVQTVRVQLPSSQQGLQYLVGMLRQSPALTTLDLSGCQLPAPMVTYLCAVLQHQGCGLQTLRLTSVELSEQSLQELQAVRRAKPDLVIAHPVLDGHPESPKELVSTF is encoded by the exons ATGGACCAGCCAGAGGACCCCGGCTCCAG CACCGGGCTGCGCCTCGCGGTGGCCCGCGAGCTGCTCCTGGCCGCGCTGGAGGAACTGAGCCAAGAGCAGCTGAAGCGCTTCCGCCACAAGCTGCGCGACGTGGGCCCGGACCGACGCAGCATCCCGTGGGGGCGGCTGGAGCGCGCGGACGCCGTGGACCTCGCGGAGCAGCTGGCCCAGTTCTATGGCCCGGAGCCTGCGCTGGAGGTGGCCCGCAAGACCCTCAAGAGGGCGGACGCGCGCGACGTGGCGGCGCAGCTCAAGGAGCAGCGACTGCGGC GGCTCGGGCTCGGCTCCGCGGCGCTGCTCTCCGTGTCCG ACTACAAGAAGAAGTACCGGGAGCACGTGCTGCAGCTGCACGCCCGGGTGAAGGAGAGGAACGCCCGCTCCGTGAAGATCACCAAGCGCTTCACCAAGCTGCTCATCGCGCCCGAGAGCGCCGCCCCGGAGGAGGAGGCGCTGGGGCCTGCGGAGGAGCCCGAGCCGGGGCGCGCGCGGCGCTCGGACACGCACACTTTCAACCGCCTCTTCCGCGGCGACGAGGACGGCCGGCGGCCGCTGACCGTGGTGCTGCAGGGCCCGGCGGGCATCGGCAAGACCATGGCGGCCAAAAAGATCCTGTACGACTGGGCGGCGGGCAAGCTGTACCAGGGCCAGGTGGACTTCGCCTTCTTCATGCCCTGCGGCGAGCTGCTGGAGCGGCCGGGCACGCGCAGCCTGGCTGACCTGATCCTGGACCAGTGCCCCGACAGCGGCGCGCCGGTGCCGCAGATGCTGGCCCAGCCGCAGCGGCTGCTCTTCATCCTGGACGGCGCGGACGAGCTGCCGGCGCTGGAGGGCCCCGAGGCCGCGCCCTGCACAGACCCCTTCGAGGCGGCGAGTGGCGCGCGGGTGCTGGGCGGGCTGCTGAGTAAGGCGCTGCTGCCCACGGCCCTCCTGCTCGTGACCACGCGCGCCGCGGCCCCCGGGAGGCTGCAGGGCCGCCTGTGTTCCCCGCAGTGCGCCGAGGTGCGCGGCTTCTCTGACAAGGACAAGAAGAAGTATTTCTACAAGTTCTTCCAGGACGAGAGGAGGGCCGAGCGCGCCTACCGCTTCGTGAAGGAGAACGAAACGCTGTTCGCGCTGTGCTTCGTGCCCTTCGTGTGCTGGATCGTGTGCACCGTGCTGCGCCAGCAGCTGGAGCTCGGCCGGGACCTGTCGCGCACGTCCAAGACCACCACGTCCGTGTACCTGCTTTTCATCGCCAGCGTGCTGAGCTCGGCTCCGGTAGCCGACGGGCCCCGGGTGCAGGGCGACCTGCGCAATCTGTGCCGCCTGGCCCGCGAGGGCGTCCTCGGACGCAGGGCGCAGTTTGCCGAGAAGCAACTGGAGCAGCTGGAGCTTCGTGGTTCCAAAGTCCAGACGCTGTTTCTCAGCAAAAAGGAGCTGCCTGGCGTGCTGGAGACGGAGGTCACCTACCAGTTCATCGACCAGAGCTTCCAGGAGTTCCTCGCGGCACTGTCCTACCTGCTGGAGGACGAGGGGGTGCCCAGGACCGCGGCTGGCGGCGTTGGGACACTCCTGCGTGGGGACGCCCAGCCGCACAGCCACTTGGTGCTCACCACGCGCTTCCTCTTCGGACTGCTGAGCGCGGAGCGGATGCGCGACATCGAGCGCCACTTCGGCTGCGTGGTCTCAGAGCGTGTGAAGCAGGAGGCCCTGCGGTGGGTGCAGGGACAGGGGCAGGGCTGCCCCGGAGTGGCACCAGAGGTGACCGAGGAGACCAAAGGGCTCGAGGACCCGGAAGAgccggaggaggaggaggaggagggagaggagcccaACTACCCCCTGGAGTTGCTGTACTGCCTGTACGAGACGCAGGAGGACGCGTTTGTGCGCCAAGCCCTGTGCCGGCTCCCGGAGCTGGCGCTGCAGGGGGTGCGCCTCTGCCGCATGGACGTGGCTGTTCTGAGCTACTGCGTGAGGTGCTGCCCTGCTGGACAGGCACTGCGGCTGATCAGCTGCAGACTGGTTGCTGCgcaggagaagaagaagaagagcctGGGGAAGCGGCTGCaggccagcctgggtggcagcag cAGTTCTCGAGGCACCACAAAACAACTGCCAGCCTCCCTTCTTCATCCACTCTTTCAGACAATGACTGACCCGCTGTGCGGTCTGACCAGCCTCAC GCTGTCCCACTGCAAAGTCCCTGACGCAGTCTGCCGAGACCTCTCTGAGGCCCTGAGGGCAGCTCCGGCACTGACAGAGCTGGGCCTCCTCCACAACAGGCTCAGTGAGGCAGGACTGCGTATGCTGAGTGAGGGCCTAGCCTGGCCCCAGTGCAGGGTGCAGACGGTCAG GGTACAGCTGCCCAGCTCCCAGCAAGGGCTCCAGTACCTGGTGGGTATGCTTCGGCAGAGCCCCGCCCTGACCACCCTGGATCTCAGCGGCTGCCAACTGCCTGCCCCCATGGTGACCTACCTGTGTGCAGTCCTACAGCACCAGGGATGCGGCCTGCAGACCCTCAg GCTGACCTCTGTGGAGCTGAGTGAGCAGTCACTACAGGAGCTTCAGGCTGTGAGGAGAGCAAAGCCGGATCTGGTCATCGCACACCCAGTGCTGGACGGCCACCCAGAATCTCCCAAGGAACTCGTCTCAACCTTCTGA
- the NLRP6 gene encoding NACHT, LRR and PYD domains-containing protein 6 isoform X1, with the protein MDQPEDPGSRLSSLRTASPQRAFVESVPHQRLRLRPRCKAPKLGLTKRQPGHVTWPGVWKNRGRKGGAGEEGAPQKSGRRWPVPTSPSEGEEHQDAPTRVRGRWRAKSGVTPRCPLPPPHGSSLARGSRRPCPRWVLKRQSRGWAGVTRGPLPDDPRPPVSSTGLRLAVARELLLAALEELSQEQLKRFRHKLRDVGPDRRSIPWGRLERADAVDLAEQLAQFYGPEPALEVARKTLKRADARDVAAQLKEQRLRRLGLGSAALLSVSDYKKKYREHVLQLHARVKERNARSVKITKRFTKLLIAPESAAPEEEALGPAEEPEPGRARRSDTHTFNRLFRGDEDGRRPLTVVLQGPAGIGKTMAAKKILYDWAAGKLYQGQVDFAFFMPCGELLERPGTRSLADLILDQCPDSGAPVPQMLAQPQRLLFILDGADELPALEGPEAAPCTDPFEAASGARVLGGLLSKALLPTALLLVTTRAAAPGRLQGRLCSPQCAEVRGFSDKDKKKYFYKFFQDERRAERAYRFVKENETLFALCFVPFVCWIVCTVLRQQLELGRDLSRTSKTTTSVYLLFIASVLSSAPVADGPRVQGDLRNLCRLAREGVLGRRAQFAEKQLEQLELRGSKVQTLFLSKKELPGVLETEVTYQFIDQSFQEFLAALSYLLEDEGVPRTAAGGVGTLLRGDAQPHSHLVLTTRFLFGLLSAERMRDIERHFGCVVSERVKQEALRWVQGQGQGCPGVAPEVTEETKGLEDPEEPEEEEEEGEEPNYPLELLYCLYETQEDAFVRQALCRLPELALQGVRLCRMDVAVLSYCVRCCPAGQALRLISCRLVAAQEKKKKSLGKRLQASLGGSSSRGTTKQLPASLLHPLFQTMTDPLCGLTSLTLSHCKVPDAVCRDLSEALRAAPALTELGLLHNRLSEAGLRMLSEGLAWPQCRVQTVRVQLPSSQQGLQYLVGMLRQSPALTTLDLSGCQLPAPMVTYLCAVLQHQGCGLQTLRLTSVELSEQSLQELQAVRRAKPDLVIAHPVLDGHPESPKELVSTF; encoded by the exons ATGGACCAGCCAGAGGACCCCGGCTCCAG GCTCAGCAGTCTAAGGACTGCCTCCCCACAGAGGGCATTTGTGGAGTCTGTTCCCCACCAGAGGCTCAGACTCAGGCCCCGGTGCAAGGCCCCCAAGCTGGGCCTCACCAAAAGGCAGCCAG GGCATGTGACCTGGCCTGGGGTATGGAAGAACAGAGGCAGAAAGGGAGGTGCAGGGGAGGAAGGTGCCCCCCAGAAATCAGGTCGGCGGTGGCCAGTGCCCACTTCACCCTCAGAGGGCGAAGAACACCAAGATGCCCCGACCCGGGTCCGGGGACGTTGGAGGGCAAAGTCTGGGGTCACTCCCCGttgcccccttcccccaccccatggaTCCAGCTTGGCCCGGGGCTCCCGGAGGCCCTGCCCGCGGTGGGTTCTCAAACGCCAGAGTCGGGGGTGGGCGGGGGTCACCCGAGGGCCGCTCCCAGATGACCCACGCCCGCCCGTCTCCAGCACCGGGCTGCGCCTCGCGGTGGCCCGCGAGCTGCTCCTGGCCGCGCTGGAGGAACTGAGCCAAGAGCAGCTGAAGCGCTTCCGCCACAAGCTGCGCGACGTGGGCCCGGACCGACGCAGCATCCCGTGGGGGCGGCTGGAGCGCGCGGACGCCGTGGACCTCGCGGAGCAGCTGGCCCAGTTCTATGGCCCGGAGCCTGCGCTGGAGGTGGCCCGCAAGACCCTCAAGAGGGCGGACGCGCGCGACGTGGCGGCGCAGCTCAAGGAGCAGCGACTGCGGC GGCTCGGGCTCGGCTCCGCGGCGCTGCTCTCCGTGTCCG ACTACAAGAAGAAGTACCGGGAGCACGTGCTGCAGCTGCACGCCCGGGTGAAGGAGAGGAACGCCCGCTCCGTGAAGATCACCAAGCGCTTCACCAAGCTGCTCATCGCGCCCGAGAGCGCCGCCCCGGAGGAGGAGGCGCTGGGGCCTGCGGAGGAGCCCGAGCCGGGGCGCGCGCGGCGCTCGGACACGCACACTTTCAACCGCCTCTTCCGCGGCGACGAGGACGGCCGGCGGCCGCTGACCGTGGTGCTGCAGGGCCCGGCGGGCATCGGCAAGACCATGGCGGCCAAAAAGATCCTGTACGACTGGGCGGCGGGCAAGCTGTACCAGGGCCAGGTGGACTTCGCCTTCTTCATGCCCTGCGGCGAGCTGCTGGAGCGGCCGGGCACGCGCAGCCTGGCTGACCTGATCCTGGACCAGTGCCCCGACAGCGGCGCGCCGGTGCCGCAGATGCTGGCCCAGCCGCAGCGGCTGCTCTTCATCCTGGACGGCGCGGACGAGCTGCCGGCGCTGGAGGGCCCCGAGGCCGCGCCCTGCACAGACCCCTTCGAGGCGGCGAGTGGCGCGCGGGTGCTGGGCGGGCTGCTGAGTAAGGCGCTGCTGCCCACGGCCCTCCTGCTCGTGACCACGCGCGCCGCGGCCCCCGGGAGGCTGCAGGGCCGCCTGTGTTCCCCGCAGTGCGCCGAGGTGCGCGGCTTCTCTGACAAGGACAAGAAGAAGTATTTCTACAAGTTCTTCCAGGACGAGAGGAGGGCCGAGCGCGCCTACCGCTTCGTGAAGGAGAACGAAACGCTGTTCGCGCTGTGCTTCGTGCCCTTCGTGTGCTGGATCGTGTGCACCGTGCTGCGCCAGCAGCTGGAGCTCGGCCGGGACCTGTCGCGCACGTCCAAGACCACCACGTCCGTGTACCTGCTTTTCATCGCCAGCGTGCTGAGCTCGGCTCCGGTAGCCGACGGGCCCCGGGTGCAGGGCGACCTGCGCAATCTGTGCCGCCTGGCCCGCGAGGGCGTCCTCGGACGCAGGGCGCAGTTTGCCGAGAAGCAACTGGAGCAGCTGGAGCTTCGTGGTTCCAAAGTCCAGACGCTGTTTCTCAGCAAAAAGGAGCTGCCTGGCGTGCTGGAGACGGAGGTCACCTACCAGTTCATCGACCAGAGCTTCCAGGAGTTCCTCGCGGCACTGTCCTACCTGCTGGAGGACGAGGGGGTGCCCAGGACCGCGGCTGGCGGCGTTGGGACACTCCTGCGTGGGGACGCCCAGCCGCACAGCCACTTGGTGCTCACCACGCGCTTCCTCTTCGGACTGCTGAGCGCGGAGCGGATGCGCGACATCGAGCGCCACTTCGGCTGCGTGGTCTCAGAGCGTGTGAAGCAGGAGGCCCTGCGGTGGGTGCAGGGACAGGGGCAGGGCTGCCCCGGAGTGGCACCAGAGGTGACCGAGGAGACCAAAGGGCTCGAGGACCCGGAAGAgccggaggaggaggaggaggagggagaggagcccaACTACCCCCTGGAGTTGCTGTACTGCCTGTACGAGACGCAGGAGGACGCGTTTGTGCGCCAAGCCCTGTGCCGGCTCCCGGAGCTGGCGCTGCAGGGGGTGCGCCTCTGCCGCATGGACGTGGCTGTTCTGAGCTACTGCGTGAGGTGCTGCCCTGCTGGACAGGCACTGCGGCTGATCAGCTGCAGACTGGTTGCTGCgcaggagaagaagaagaagagcctGGGGAAGCGGCTGCaggccagcctgggtggcagcag TTCTCGAGGCACCACAAAACAACTGCCAGCCTCCCTTCTTCATCCACTCTTTCAGACAATGACTGACCCGCTGTGCGGTCTGACCAGCCTCAC GCTGTCCCACTGCAAAGTCCCTGACGCAGTCTGCCGAGACCTCTCTGAGGCCCTGAGGGCAGCTCCGGCACTGACAGAGCTGGGCCTCCTCCACAACAGGCTCAGTGAGGCAGGACTGCGTATGCTGAGTGAGGGCCTAGCCTGGCCCCAGTGCAGGGTGCAGACGGTCAG GGTACAGCTGCCCAGCTCCCAGCAAGGGCTCCAGTACCTGGTGGGTATGCTTCGGCAGAGCCCCGCCCTGACCACCCTGGATCTCAGCGGCTGCCAACTGCCTGCCCCCATGGTGACCTACCTGTGTGCAGTCCTACAGCACCAGGGATGCGGCCTGCAGACCCTCAg GCTGACCTCTGTGGAGCTGAGTGAGCAGTCACTACAGGAGCTTCAGGCTGTGAGGAGAGCAAAGCCGGATCTGGTCATCGCACACCCAGTGCTGGACGGCCACCCAGAATCTCCCAAGGAACTCGTCTCAACCTTCTGA
- the NLRP6 gene encoding NACHT, LRR and PYD domains-containing protein 6 isoform X3, producing the protein MDQPEDPGSSTGLRLAVARELLLAALEELSQEQLKRFRHKLRDVGPDRRSIPWGRLERADAVDLAEQLAQFYGPEPALEVARKTLKRADARDVAAQLKEQRLRRLGLGSAALLSVSDYKKKYREHVLQLHARVKERNARSVKITKRFTKLLIAPESAAPEEEALGPAEEPEPGRARRSDTHTFNRLFRGDEDGRRPLTVVLQGPAGIGKTMAAKKILYDWAAGKLYQGQVDFAFFMPCGELLERPGTRSLADLILDQCPDSGAPVPQMLAQPQRLLFILDGADELPALEGPEAAPCTDPFEAASGARVLGGLLSKALLPTALLLVTTRAAAPGRLQGRLCSPQCAEVRGFSDKDKKKYFYKFFQDERRAERAYRFVKENETLFALCFVPFVCWIVCTVLRQQLELGRDLSRTSKTTTSVYLLFIASVLSSAPVADGPRVQGDLRNLCRLAREGVLGRRAQFAEKQLEQLELRGSKVQTLFLSKKELPGVLETEVTYQFIDQSFQEFLAALSYLLEDEGVPRTAAGGVGTLLRGDAQPHSHLVLTTRFLFGLLSAERMRDIERHFGCVVSERVKQEALRWVQGQGQGCPGVAPEVTEETKGLEDPEEPEEEEEEGEEPNYPLELLYCLYETQEDAFVRQALCRLPELALQGVRLCRMDVAVLSYCVRCCPAGQALRLISCRLVAAQEKKKKSLGKRLQASLGGSSSRGTTKQLPASLLHPLFQTMTDPLCGLTSLTLSHCKVPDAVCRDLSEALRAAPALTELGLLHNRLSEAGLRMLSEGLAWPQCRVQTVRVQLPSSQQGLQYLVGMLRQSPALTTLDLSGCQLPAPMVTYLCAVLQHQGCGLQTLRLTSVELSEQSLQELQAVRRAKPDLVIAHPVLDGHPESPKELVSTF; encoded by the exons ATGGACCAGCCAGAGGACCCCGGCTCCAG CACCGGGCTGCGCCTCGCGGTGGCCCGCGAGCTGCTCCTGGCCGCGCTGGAGGAACTGAGCCAAGAGCAGCTGAAGCGCTTCCGCCACAAGCTGCGCGACGTGGGCCCGGACCGACGCAGCATCCCGTGGGGGCGGCTGGAGCGCGCGGACGCCGTGGACCTCGCGGAGCAGCTGGCCCAGTTCTATGGCCCGGAGCCTGCGCTGGAGGTGGCCCGCAAGACCCTCAAGAGGGCGGACGCGCGCGACGTGGCGGCGCAGCTCAAGGAGCAGCGACTGCGGC GGCTCGGGCTCGGCTCCGCGGCGCTGCTCTCCGTGTCCG ACTACAAGAAGAAGTACCGGGAGCACGTGCTGCAGCTGCACGCCCGGGTGAAGGAGAGGAACGCCCGCTCCGTGAAGATCACCAAGCGCTTCACCAAGCTGCTCATCGCGCCCGAGAGCGCCGCCCCGGAGGAGGAGGCGCTGGGGCCTGCGGAGGAGCCCGAGCCGGGGCGCGCGCGGCGCTCGGACACGCACACTTTCAACCGCCTCTTCCGCGGCGACGAGGACGGCCGGCGGCCGCTGACCGTGGTGCTGCAGGGCCCGGCGGGCATCGGCAAGACCATGGCGGCCAAAAAGATCCTGTACGACTGGGCGGCGGGCAAGCTGTACCAGGGCCAGGTGGACTTCGCCTTCTTCATGCCCTGCGGCGAGCTGCTGGAGCGGCCGGGCACGCGCAGCCTGGCTGACCTGATCCTGGACCAGTGCCCCGACAGCGGCGCGCCGGTGCCGCAGATGCTGGCCCAGCCGCAGCGGCTGCTCTTCATCCTGGACGGCGCGGACGAGCTGCCGGCGCTGGAGGGCCCCGAGGCCGCGCCCTGCACAGACCCCTTCGAGGCGGCGAGTGGCGCGCGGGTGCTGGGCGGGCTGCTGAGTAAGGCGCTGCTGCCCACGGCCCTCCTGCTCGTGACCACGCGCGCCGCGGCCCCCGGGAGGCTGCAGGGCCGCCTGTGTTCCCCGCAGTGCGCCGAGGTGCGCGGCTTCTCTGACAAGGACAAGAAGAAGTATTTCTACAAGTTCTTCCAGGACGAGAGGAGGGCCGAGCGCGCCTACCGCTTCGTGAAGGAGAACGAAACGCTGTTCGCGCTGTGCTTCGTGCCCTTCGTGTGCTGGATCGTGTGCACCGTGCTGCGCCAGCAGCTGGAGCTCGGCCGGGACCTGTCGCGCACGTCCAAGACCACCACGTCCGTGTACCTGCTTTTCATCGCCAGCGTGCTGAGCTCGGCTCCGGTAGCCGACGGGCCCCGGGTGCAGGGCGACCTGCGCAATCTGTGCCGCCTGGCCCGCGAGGGCGTCCTCGGACGCAGGGCGCAGTTTGCCGAGAAGCAACTGGAGCAGCTGGAGCTTCGTGGTTCCAAAGTCCAGACGCTGTTTCTCAGCAAAAAGGAGCTGCCTGGCGTGCTGGAGACGGAGGTCACCTACCAGTTCATCGACCAGAGCTTCCAGGAGTTCCTCGCGGCACTGTCCTACCTGCTGGAGGACGAGGGGGTGCCCAGGACCGCGGCTGGCGGCGTTGGGACACTCCTGCGTGGGGACGCCCAGCCGCACAGCCACTTGGTGCTCACCACGCGCTTCCTCTTCGGACTGCTGAGCGCGGAGCGGATGCGCGACATCGAGCGCCACTTCGGCTGCGTGGTCTCAGAGCGTGTGAAGCAGGAGGCCCTGCGGTGGGTGCAGGGACAGGGGCAGGGCTGCCCCGGAGTGGCACCAGAGGTGACCGAGGAGACCAAAGGGCTCGAGGACCCGGAAGAgccggaggaggaggaggaggagggagaggagcccaACTACCCCCTGGAGTTGCTGTACTGCCTGTACGAGACGCAGGAGGACGCGTTTGTGCGCCAAGCCCTGTGCCGGCTCCCGGAGCTGGCGCTGCAGGGGGTGCGCCTCTGCCGCATGGACGTGGCTGTTCTGAGCTACTGCGTGAGGTGCTGCCCTGCTGGACAGGCACTGCGGCTGATCAGCTGCAGACTGGTTGCTGCgcaggagaagaagaagaagagcctGGGGAAGCGGCTGCaggccagcctgggtggcagcag TTCTCGAGGCACCACAAAACAACTGCCAGCCTCCCTTCTTCATCCACTCTTTCAGACAATGACTGACCCGCTGTGCGGTCTGACCAGCCTCAC GCTGTCCCACTGCAAAGTCCCTGACGCAGTCTGCCGAGACCTCTCTGAGGCCCTGAGGGCAGCTCCGGCACTGACAGAGCTGGGCCTCCTCCACAACAGGCTCAGTGAGGCAGGACTGCGTATGCTGAGTGAGGGCCTAGCCTGGCCCCAGTGCAGGGTGCAGACGGTCAG GGTACAGCTGCCCAGCTCCCAGCAAGGGCTCCAGTACCTGGTGGGTATGCTTCGGCAGAGCCCCGCCCTGACCACCCTGGATCTCAGCGGCTGCCAACTGCCTGCCCCCATGGTGACCTACCTGTGTGCAGTCCTACAGCACCAGGGATGCGGCCTGCAGACCCTCAg GCTGACCTCTGTGGAGCTGAGTGAGCAGTCACTACAGGAGCTTCAGGCTGTGAGGAGAGCAAAGCCGGATCTGGTCATCGCACACCCAGTGCTGGACGGCCACCCAGAATCTCCCAAGGAACTCGTCTCAACCTTCTGA